In one Verrucomicrobiia bacterium genomic region, the following are encoded:
- a CDS encoding ABC transporter ATP-binding protein, which produces MTTPVVAPVEPPAAKLVVDGVSKHFQTREGTLEALGPVSFSVQEGEMVCLVGPSGCGKSTMLNIIAGLETPDAGRVLADGQPVSEPGPDRMVLFQEHALFPWLTVLGNVLFGLKLKPNLTDAERLEVARFYLKLVGLEKFEQANIHELSGGMKQRVALARALAPNPRLLLMDEPFAALDALTREQLYGDLQHIFAQRRKTVVFVTHNVREAACLGDRVLLFSPRPGRIHEAFDISLPRPREINNVQLTETAAVITRALKRHLQPAEAVGE; this is translated from the coding sequence ATGACCACGCCTGTTGTCGCTCCTGTTGAACCGCCGGCGGCCAAGCTGGTGGTGGACGGCGTTTCCAAACATTTCCAGACCCGCGAGGGCACCCTCGAAGCGCTCGGGCCCGTCAGCTTCAGCGTGCAGGAGGGGGAAATGGTCTGCCTCGTCGGCCCCAGCGGCTGCGGCAAAAGCACGATGTTGAACATCATCGCCGGCTTGGAAACGCCGGATGCCGGACGGGTGCTTGCCGATGGCCAGCCGGTTTCCGAACCGGGACCGGATCGCATGGTGTTGTTCCAGGAGCACGCGCTGTTTCCGTGGCTGACCGTGCTGGGCAACGTGTTGTTCGGGTTGAAGCTCAAGCCGAACCTGACCGACGCCGAGCGGCTGGAGGTGGCGCGGTTTTACTTGAAGCTGGTCGGGCTGGAAAAATTCGAGCAGGCGAACATTCACGAACTGTCCGGCGGCATGAAGCAGCGCGTGGCGCTGGCCCGGGCGCTGGCGCCCAACCCGCGGCTCCTCCTGATGGACGAGCCCTTTGCGGCGCTGGATGCGCTCACGCGCGAGCAGCTTTACGGGGATTTGCAGCACATCTTCGCGCAACGCCGCAAGACGGTGGTGTTCGTCACGCACAATGTCCGCGAGGCCGCGTGCCTCGGCGACCGCGTGCTGCTCTTCTCGCCCCGGCCCGGGCGCATTCACGAGGCGTTCGACATTTCCCTGCCGCGTCCGCGGGAAATCAACAACGTGCAACTGACCGAAACCGCCGCCGTGATCACGCGGGCGTTGAAGCGGCATCTCCAGCCGGCGGAGGCGGTGGGCGAATGA
- a CDS encoding metallophosphoesterase, with protein sequence MNPSGRQPVSRRAALVRLGRLGLMAGVLGPLALRSWAKPAKSEFKFLVVNDTHYLTDECGRYLAGLVRQMNGEGADFVLHAGDLTDQGEPAHLTAVRKIFAGLDGSFYPVIGNHDYLTPKDRHGYTAAFPRRLNYSFERHGWQFIGLDTTQGQEYFNTRIQPATFKALAGIQRRLDKAKPTVVFTHFPLCASVRTRPVNADDLLVQFDGWNVRAMFSGHFHGFTECERGAARLTTDRCCSLKRNNHDGAREKGYFVCTAKAGELARQFVEYKGV encoded by the coding sequence ATGAACCCATCCGGCCGCCAGCCCGTCAGTCGTCGCGCCGCCCTTGTGCGGCTGGGCCGGCTGGGGCTGATGGCGGGCGTGCTGGGCCCGCTGGCGCTGCGGAGCTGGGCGAAGCCGGCGAAGTCCGAATTCAAATTCCTCGTCGTCAATGACACCCACTACCTGACGGATGAGTGCGGGCGTTATCTGGCCGGGCTCGTGCGCCAGATGAACGGGGAAGGAGCGGACTTCGTGTTGCACGCGGGCGATCTCACCGACCAGGGCGAGCCCGCGCATCTGACGGCGGTGCGGAAGATTTTTGCCGGGCTGGACGGATCGTTTTATCCGGTCATTGGCAATCATGATTACCTCACACCGAAGGACCGGCACGGCTACACGGCCGCGTTTCCGCGCCGATTGAACTACTCGTTTGAACGCCACGGCTGGCAGTTCATCGGCCTCGATACCACGCAGGGTCAGGAGTATTTCAACACCCGCATCCAGCCGGCGACGTTCAAGGCGCTGGCCGGCATCCAGCGGCGTCTCGACAAGGCCAAACCGACGGTGGTGTTCACGCATTTTCCGCTCTGTGCCAGCGTGCGCACGCGACCCGTCAACGCCGACGATTTGCTGGTGCAATTCGACGGCTGGAACGTGAGGGCGATGTTCAGCGGCCACTTCCACGGCTTCACCGAATGCGAGCGCGGCGCGGCCCGGCTGACCACCGATCGCTGCTGCTCGCTCAAGCGGAACAACCACGACGGCGCCAGGGAAAAGGGCTACTTCGTCTGCACCGCGAAGGCGGGGGAATTGGCCCGCCAGTTCGTCGAATACAAGGGCGTCTGA
- a CDS encoding DUF393 domain-containing protein: MNTEMPVNDASARGRVFYDAECRFCVAGRRRWGGLFERRGFAWVPLQTPGTAARLGITENQLRAEMWLQRADGRTFSGVGAWSELLRRVWWLWPLGMLIALPGFNALARLLYRWIARNRHCLGGSCQIHSHPHPTHRHSAFLELP; encoded by the coding sequence GTGAATACCGAAATGCCAGTAAATGACGCCAGTGCGCGAGGCCGGGTGTTTTACGACGCCGAGTGCCGGTTCTGCGTCGCCGGCCGGCGGCGCTGGGGCGGGCTGTTCGAGCGGCGCGGGTTTGCCTGGGTGCCGCTGCAAACGCCGGGCACGGCGGCGCGGCTGGGCATCACGGAAAACCAGTTGAGGGCGGAAATGTGGCTGCAACGGGCGGATGGTCGCACGTTCAGCGGCGTCGGAGCCTGGAGCGAATTACTGCGCCGCGTGTGGTGGTTGTGGCCGCTCGGAATGCTGATCGCCCTGCCGGGTTTCAATGCCTTGGCGCGTCTCCTCTACCGCTGGATTGCGCGGAACCGTCATTGTCTGGGCGGGAGTTGCCAAATTCATTCGCATCCACATCCGACACATCGCCACAGCGCCTTTCTGGAATTGCCATGA
- a CDS encoding MarR family transcriptional regulator gives MPKLSPVQEKFILHWGEMGTKWGINRTVAQIHALLFIAEAPLNADDLVATLSVARSNVSSSLKELQGWGIVRRVHVMGDKRDHFESMKDVWEMFRVVLDERKKREIDPTIAMLRECVAEAEKDKATNAYTEQKLRELADFFETTTAWYGQIRSWPTAALSKFVKAGDKIRKLLGIGGD, from the coding sequence ATGCCAAAGCTGAGTCCAGTCCAAGAAAAGTTCATCCTGCACTGGGGCGAGATGGGCACCAAGTGGGGCATCAACCGCACCGTGGCGCAGATTCACGCGTTGTTGTTCATCGCCGAGGCGCCGCTCAATGCCGACGACCTGGTCGCGACGCTGTCCGTGGCCCGGTCCAACGTCAGCAGCAGCCTGAAGGAATTGCAGGGCTGGGGCATCGTGCGCCGCGTCCATGTCATGGGCGACAAGCGGGATCATTTTGAAAGCATGAAGGACGTGTGGGAGATGTTCCGCGTCGTGCTCGACGAGCGCAAGAAGCGCGAGATCGACCCGACTATCGCCATGCTCCGCGAGTGCGTGGCCGAGGCGGAAAAGGACAAGGCGACCAACGCATACACCGAGCAGAAGCTGCGCGAGCTGGCGGATTTTTTCGAGACGACGACGGCCTGGTATGGCCAGATCCGTTCGTGGCCGACGGCGGCGCTGAGCAAGTTTGTGAAGGCCGGTGACAAGATCCGCAAGCTGCTGGGCATCGGGGGGGACTGA
- the asnS gene encoding asparagine--tRNA ligase, which translates to MMRTLIKHALAATEPRETITLGGWVRTRRDNKGFSFLELNDGSCLASIQVVADAGIPGYERIAEFTTGASAIVEGALVASPAAGQKWEVKAAHIRLIGGADASYPLQKKGHTLEFLRSIAHLRPRSNLFGAVFRTRSQLAYAVHEFFQRRDFVYVHTPVITASDCEGAGEMFRVTTLKGNIDDQPTTDFFGKKAYLTVSGQLEGETFACALSNIYTFGPTFRAENSNTARHAAEFWMIEPEMAFCDLRGDMDLAEEFIKSLAKYALEHCAEDLAFFAKFVDKGLHERLKFVVERPFVRVPYTEAVEILTQSGKKFEFPVAYGQNLQSEHERFLTEEHFKSPTTVFNYPREIKPFYMRVNDDGKTVTAMDVLVPGIGEVIGGAQREERPDVLEQQMQHHKLNPADYWWYAELRKYGTVPHAGFGLGFERLIMFLTGVANIRDVIPFARTPGNAEF; encoded by the coding sequence CTGATGCGCACACTGATCAAACACGCCCTTGCCGCGACGGAGCCGCGCGAAACCATCACGCTTGGCGGCTGGGTTCGCACGCGTCGAGACAACAAAGGCTTCAGCTTTCTCGAACTCAACGACGGCTCCTGCCTCGCCAGCATTCAAGTGGTGGCCGATGCGGGCATTCCCGGCTACGAGCGCATCGCGGAATTCACCACCGGGGCCTCGGCCATCGTCGAAGGCGCGCTCGTGGCGTCCCCGGCGGCGGGGCAGAAATGGGAGGTGAAGGCCGCACACATCCGGCTCATCGGCGGTGCGGACGCCAGCTATCCGTTGCAGAAGAAGGGGCACACGCTGGAGTTTCTGCGGAGCATTGCGCATTTGCGGCCGCGCTCGAACCTGTTTGGCGCCGTCTTTCGCACGCGCAGCCAGCTGGCTTACGCGGTGCACGAGTTCTTTCAGCGCCGCGACTTTGTTTACGTCCACACGCCGGTCATCACGGCGAGCGATTGCGAGGGCGCGGGTGAGATGTTCCGCGTCACAACGCTCAAGGGCAACATCGACGATCAGCCGACGACGGATTTCTTCGGGAAAAAGGCTTATCTCACCGTGAGCGGCCAGCTCGAAGGCGAGACGTTTGCGTGCGCGTTGTCGAACATTTACACGTTCGGCCCGACGTTTCGCGCGGAGAACTCGAACACGGCCCGGCACGCGGCGGAGTTTTGGATGATCGAGCCGGAGATGGCCTTCTGCGACTTGCGGGGCGACATGGATCTGGCCGAGGAGTTCATCAAGTCACTCGCCAAATATGCGCTGGAGCATTGCGCCGAGGACCTGGCGTTCTTCGCGAAGTTCGTGGACAAGGGCCTGCACGAGCGGCTGAAGTTCGTCGTCGAACGGCCGTTTGTGCGTGTGCCCTACACCGAGGCGGTGGAAATTCTCACGCAGAGCGGGAAGAAGTTCGAGTTCCCGGTGGCTTACGGCCAGAACCTGCAATCCGAGCACGAGCGCTTCCTGACCGAGGAGCATTTCAAATCGCCGACGACGGTTTTCAATTACCCGCGCGAGATCAAGCCGTTCTACATGCGCGTGAACGACGACGGCAAAACGGTCACGGCGATGGATGTGCTGGTGCCGGGCATTGGCGAGGTGATTGGCGGCGCGCAGCGCGAGGAGCGGCCCGACGTGCTGGAGCAGCAGATGCAGCACCACAAGCTGAATCCCGCCGATTACTGGTGGTATGCCGAGCTGCGGAAATACGGCACCGTGCCGCACGCGGGCTTCGGCCTGGGGTTTGAGCGGCTGATCATGTTCCTGACCGGTGTGGCCAACATTCGCGACGTGATTCCGTTCGCGCGCACCCCCGGCAATGCCGAGTTTTGA
- a CDS encoding DUF2071 domain-containing protein — MPTQNQNISQAARARMLSLPREPFLVADWLNVMMIHLEVDADTLQAVTPFQLDLWQGRAFVTLVAFTLRGMHPRLGGRWSRWLFRPLATHRFLNVRTYVKQDGEAGIHFLAEWLDSRLAVELGPQVFGLPYRLGRIEYQNEWQSGGLRGRVADAGTGAVLAYQAGAEPGAPALRECAPGSLDEWLMERYTAFNCMRGRRLFFRVWHEPWPQVPVLVRLADRRLLTAHWPLFHDAPVAGANYSPGVRAVWMGWPHRLGCGTFRLPTMACRPGAVR; from the coding sequence ATGCCCACCCAAAATCAAAACATCAGCCAAGCCGCCCGCGCACGGATGCTTTCGCTGCCCCGCGAACCGTTCCTCGTCGCGGATTGGCTGAACGTGATGATGATTCACCTCGAAGTGGACGCGGACACGTTGCAGGCGGTCACACCGTTTCAACTCGATCTCTGGCAGGGGCGCGCGTTTGTGACGCTGGTGGCGTTCACGCTGCGCGGGATGCATCCGCGCTTGGGCGGGCGATGGAGCCGATGGCTTTTCCGTCCGCTCGCGACGCATCGCTTCCTGAACGTGCGCACTTACGTCAAGCAGGACGGCGAAGCCGGGATTCATTTTCTCGCCGAGTGGCTGGACAGCCGGCTGGCAGTGGAACTTGGGCCGCAGGTTTTTGGGCTGCCGTATCGGCTTGGGCGCATTGAATATCAAAACGAATGGCAGTCAGGCGGGTTGCGCGGGCGGGTGGCGGATGCAGGGACGGGCGCGGTGCTGGCGTATCAAGCCGGAGCGGAGCCCGGCGCTCCGGCGTTGAGGGAGTGCGCCCCCGGCTCGCTGGACGAGTGGTTAATGGAACGTTACACCGCATTCAATTGCATGCGCGGCCGGCGGTTGTTCTTTCGCGTCTGGCATGAACCCTGGCCGCAAGTCCCGGTCCTCGTCCGTCTCGCGGATCGCCGTCTGTTGACGGCTCATTGGCCGCTTTTTCATGACGCGCCGGTGGCGGGGGCCAATTACAGCCCCGGCGTGCGCGCGGTCTGGATGGGCTGGCCGCACCGGCTTGGTTGCGGGACTTTCAGGCTGCCAACTATGGCTTGTCGGCCCGGGGCGGTTCGCTAA
- a CDS encoding ABC transporter substrate-binding protein → MAAFLFISLNLRAAEKTVIRVGHFPNLTHAQGVIAHGLSRAGRGWFEERLGTNVTVQWFVYNAGPSAMEAILTKSLDLAYVGPNPALNAFIKTDGQEIRIVAGACSGGAALVVQPDGRIKTDADFKGRRVATPQMGNTQDVAARAWLRSKGFKVTLTGGDVRVIPTTNPDQLTLFQRGDLDAVWTVEPWVTRLELEAGAKVYLEESSLWPDTGGRYVTTHLVTSVRFLDTQRDLLARFVAAHVELTEWIRAHPDEARRLLNDELKAEMGRALPETVLTQAWRRLEFTCDPVRASLLKSAADAQRVGLLRETPDLARIYVLNPLNSALRARQLPEIK, encoded by the coding sequence ATGGCCGCTTTTTTGTTCATCAGCCTCAACCTTCGCGCCGCGGAAAAAACCGTCATCCGCGTCGGTCATTTTCCGAATCTGACGCACGCGCAGGGCGTCATCGCGCACGGGCTGTCGCGGGCGGGCCGCGGCTGGTTCGAGGAACGGCTCGGCACCAACGTTACCGTGCAGTGGTTCGTGTATAACGCCGGTCCAAGCGCGATGGAGGCCATCCTGACCAAGTCGCTCGACCTGGCCTACGTCGGACCCAACCCCGCCCTCAACGCCTTCATCAAAACCGACGGGCAGGAAATCCGCATCGTGGCGGGCGCGTGCAGCGGTGGCGCGGCGTTGGTGGTGCAGCCGGACGGGCGCATCAAAACCGATGCGGATTTCAAGGGGCGCCGGGTGGCGACGCCGCAAATGGGCAACACGCAGGACGTGGCGGCGCGCGCGTGGCTGCGCAGCAAGGGTTTCAAGGTGACGCTCACCGGCGGCGACGTGCGCGTCATTCCCACCACCAACCCCGATCAACTCACGCTGTTCCAACGCGGTGATCTGGACGCGGTGTGGACGGTCGAACCGTGGGTGACACGGCTGGAACTCGAAGCCGGCGCGAAGGTGTATCTGGAGGAATCCTCGCTCTGGCCGGACACGGGCGGGCGCTACGTGACCACGCATCTGGTCACCAGCGTGCGTTTTCTCGACACGCAACGTGATTTGCTCGCGCGCTTCGTGGCGGCGCACGTGGAACTGACAGAATGGATCCGCGCGCATCCGGACGAGGCCCGCCGGTTGTTGAACGATGAATTGAAGGCCGAGATGGGCCGCGCGTTGCCCGAAACCGTTTTGACGCAGGCGTGGCGCCGGCTGGAATTTACCTGCGATCCCGTGCGCGCGTCGTTGCTGAAATCCGCCGCGGATGCGCAGCGCGTCGGGCTGCTGCGGGAAACGCCGGACCTCGCCCGGATTTATGTGCTGAATCCGCTCAACAGCGCCCTGCGCGCGCGCCAGTTGCCGGAGATCAAATGA
- a CDS encoding TIGR01777 family oxidoreductase encodes MNRRIVLAGGRGFLGQALARWFGGRGWEVVMLTRTPARRTDGVCEVGWDGETVADWAATLDGAAAVVNLAGKSVNCRYHERNRREILASRLGPTRVIGAALAQCTTPPRVWLNASTATIYQHTLGPAWDEAGEVGGTPEAKDEFPVEVATAWEREFFDAPTPNTRKVALRTAMVLGRGRNSVFPMLRRLTRLGLGGRMGSGRQFVSWIHEADFCRAVEWLIAHGEIDGVVNVAAPNPLTNAAMMRTFRELCGMPFGLPATNWMLEIGAVLLRTETELILKSRRVVPGRLLAGGFAFHFPTFCEAAGDLMGLKPRQPMA; translated from the coding sequence ATGAACCGGCGCATCGTCCTCGCAGGCGGCCGCGGCTTTCTGGGACAGGCGCTGGCGCGGTGGTTTGGCGGGCGCGGCTGGGAGGTTGTGATGCTGACGCGCACGCCGGCGCGGCGAACGGATGGCGTGTGCGAAGTGGGCTGGGACGGTGAAACGGTGGCCGATTGGGCCGCCACGTTGGACGGAGCGGCCGCGGTGGTCAACCTCGCGGGCAAGTCGGTGAATTGCCGTTACCACGAACGCAACCGCCGCGAAATTCTGGCCTCCCGGCTTGGTCCCACGCGCGTTATCGGTGCCGCCCTCGCGCAATGCACCACGCCGCCACGCGTGTGGCTGAACGCCAGCACGGCGACGATCTACCAGCACACGTTGGGTCCGGCGTGGGACGAGGCGGGTGAAGTCGGTGGGACGCCGGAGGCAAAGGACGAATTTCCCGTTGAAGTCGCCACGGCCTGGGAGCGGGAATTTTTCGATGCGCCGACACCAAACACGCGCAAGGTAGCGCTGCGCACGGCGATGGTGCTGGGCCGCGGGCGCAACAGCGTGTTCCCGATGTTGCGGCGGTTGACGCGGCTGGGGCTCGGCGGGCGCATGGGCAGTGGCCGGCAGTTTGTTTCGTGGATTCACGAGGCGGATTTCTGCCGGGCCGTGGAATGGCTCATCGCGCACGGCGAAATCGACGGAGTCGTCAACGTGGCGGCGCCGAATCCACTGACCAATGCGGCGATGATGCGGACGTTCCGCGAATTGTGCGGCATGCCGTTCGGGTTGCCCGCGACAAACTGGATGCTGGAGATCGGCGCGGTTTTGCTGCGCACGGAAACGGAACTCATCCTCAAGAGCCGCCGCGTCGTTCCGGGGCGTTTGCTGGCCGGCGGGTTTGCGTTTCACTTTCCGACGTTCTGCGAGGCGGCAGGGGATCTGATGGGGCTCAAACCAAGGCAGCCAATGGCTTGA